The following DNA comes from Rhizobium rhizoryzae.
TAACGGATCGCACCACCGCGCGTGGTTTTGAGCGCAGCCAGTTCGCCCTCGTAAAGCGTGGAGACGCCCATGGCCTGGGCGACCGCTTCGCGCTTGCGCTCGATAGACCAGTCGTCAAACCAGAGGTCGAGGCTTGCCTGATAGCCGAGCCACTTCAGAAGATCCGGACGCGTCGTGTACGGGTTCAAGAGGTCGACATAGGGGACCGGCAGATCATCCGACATGCCAGCTGCAAGAGCGTGCTCAAACGCGCCGGAAGATGATGGTAGAAGCGTTTTCACGTCTCCCATGTTCGCACCTCAACTGGGGCGAAGAACGCCTCTAACTCTCGCGAACTGAAAGCCAATCTGGCAAATCGGCCGGAATATTTTCGCAATCCTCGAAGATAAAAGCGTCGAAGAACGACGATCCAGTTACCTCGCGATACGTAAAGCCAAAGTCGCGCACAACCTCGCTCGGGCGACGTTTGTCCCCGGCCAAGCCTTGTCCCATCAAATCTAGAATTATCCGCTTTGTCATGGCGAACCCTTATCATCCCCGCACCTCTACTGTGACAGTCAAACCCGTCATGACCGGGATTTTGTAAGGATCTGGAGCAATCACGACTGGCGCGAGATCACGCACCTTGATGACGTTAGGCCCATAGGCGCTGCCTGCCAGCAAACCGGCTGGAATTTCGCCGCCGATCAGACGACGATCCATTGCGGCGGCTTCGACGCGGGCGAGAGCTTCCTGCCGAATTGTTTCGGGAGCCGGACCATTGCCCGGCACCTCAATGACGAGGGACGGCTGGTATTCGACGCGAACGGCGGGTAGCACGACGATCGAGACACCTTCAGGTGCACGATTGATGTCTGTGACGGCATCGCGAACGGTCAGAAGCTCTGGCGTTGTCGGCACGCGCCCGAATGGGCCAGCGATGACAAGGTCGATATCACCGCGACGGCCATGGACCGCATACCCGTTCACCCGCGCATCCCACAGACCAAGCGTCTTGTCAGCGCTCTGCGGCCATGCCGATCGCGCGTCGTAAAGATAGCGCCCAGCCGACCCGGCAGCAGGCCTGTCGAAACTCTCAAGGAATCGCTGGAGCAACGAAGTATCGCTTTCCAGTATTTCCTCAGCCGTTGACGTCGCTGGTTGCACGATGAGCCGCTCGACGTTGCGGCTTGCTGCGACTGCGTCAAGATTTGCCCCGGAAGCCAAAGGGGCAAGAAGCGCCTTCAGCCCGTCGTTGACCCGGTTTCGGTCGAGGTTTCGCAGATAGCGCCAGGCGCGCGCTACGACGATTGCCGGGTGCGTTTCGAGATCCGCCTCAGTGAAGTCTTCAAGTGTTGGGTCGAGCTGCTGCTGCGCTGCCCATTCCAGAAGAAACCGAGCCTTGAAATCGGCCTGTAGCTGGTTGAGCGAAATGATCTCGATCGCTTGCGGTGCGGGCAGACGGGATAGATCAATGGCCGTTGGCGCGTAGGTCATCGTAACGTTACTCCACCATTGAAGCCGAGGCCAAATTCCACGACGCGCTCGACAGTTTGATCTCCCAGATGTCCGCGAGGGCGAAAATCTGCTTCAATGATCAAGCCTGCATGGCCCAACCTGATCTGTTCCGCGGATCCAGTCGCCAGGACGCGCCGGACCCGGAAGCGCGGCTCCCAGACATCGATCGCTGTTGCTATGAGTTGTTTCCACGCAGCAAACAGTGCAGGCGTCATTGCGCGACCAAGCAGCTCAACCACGCCGCCGCCAAACTCTCTGAGCAAGACGACATCGCCGATACGGGTCGAGAGCGTAAAGATTACAGCTTGGTATGCGCTCTCCAGATTGGAGACCCGCTTGCCCGTTCGTCGATCAAGCCCCACCATCGCCAGGCACCTTTTCGGTGATCCGACCCAGCGATAGCTCATAGAGAGCCTCTGAAGGCGTCAGTTCCACCGTCTTGCCGGTCACCTTCTTGCCGTTGATACGATCAACACCTTCAGCGACCTGATAAGTCATAGTGCTACCCTCGCGCGCAGCCTGCGCTGCCACGGTCTTTTTCGCCATCACTGGCCTCCATTTATGTTTTTCAGTCGTCAGTTGGACGGAGGGGCTGTGTCTGCGGAGCCCTTTTCAACGCCACCGTGAATATGGCTGGAGCCAATATTCTTGCCGTCGTGAGTGACTTTGCCACCCTCGATCTTCAAACCGGCCTCGCTGATTGTAATCGTGACGCCGCCTGCTTTGATGACCAGCGCGCCGTCCTTTATCGAGATCCGAACACCTGCATCGTCAAAGATGTTTGCCTCCAAATCATCGTTTGGCGACTTGTGTTCGTCCGAGTAGCCACCACGCACCAGCATTCCCTGCCGGGGATCTCCGCCTGGATTGATGGCAACCATGATCTGGTTTTTTTTGAGCGGTACGGATGTCTTGCCTGTTTCCGGATGTGGGTAGAACGGCGAGAGGAACGGCTTGCCGTCCTCGCCTTCTCCAAGTTTCAGACGGTAGCCATTCTGAGCATCCATGACCTCGACCGTGCCCACCTGGATCATGCGAGCGACGGTGTTCTTGAGCGCTTCCATTTCAGCGCGCAGCGCGATCAGCTCATGGATCATCCACAATCTCCACCGGATTTGCGTCTTTGATGTTTAAGACGGCGATTTCGAAATCGACTTCCTCATCGACGATAAGCGGACCCTGGCCGATAACAGCCATATGTTGGCGAGAGGCGAACAAGGTTGATTGCAGCTTGCGCCAATCCGGCCAGTCACCGCCCTCTGCAAGCAATGTGCGCCACTCTTCGGCGAGAGGCGCATAATCCTCGTCTTCCGACATGAGGTCGAGGCCCAGCGCGATCGGCTCCGGGATGCTGTCACCCGGCTTCGGCTCTGCCAGAACGCTGATATCAATCTGGACGAAACGCGCCGCGTGTTTGCGCTTTGTGTCCGGATCCGTACCGCGCGTGTCCTTGATGTCCTGGACACCATTTACAAGCTCCCGGAACACCTCAGCCCATTCGTTGTCGAAGTGCTGCAGGATCTTGCGCCACTGGTGATCAAGCAGGTTGAGCGCGCTCTCAAAAGCGGAATCCGTTTCGCCGATCGCTGCGCGGATCACTGTGCCGTCCGGGCCTGTGATGGCTCGGCCGGTTGCAACCGCAGTCTGGATCAAGACGGTGAGCACCGCCGAGCCACCAAGCAGAGATGCCATCCCCTGGCTCATGTTCCGCCTGTCCGATGCCTCCACAGACACGATGATGATCGGCTGACACTGGTCTTCCAGAAGGTCAGGAAGCGTATCCATGCGGCTATCAAAAACTGCATCACCCGCGATCGTACGCCCGCGCAAAGCCTCGACGATGGACAGCTGAATGAGTTGCCGGACAATGCTCATGGATCAGATCCTTGAAAGATCACAGACAAGAGCACCGGGATAGGGCTCATATACGCGATCGATACGATAGGCTTCCAGCACACCCGTAACAGGATGGATGCGGGTGACCTGGTCGCCGGTACGTGGCCGCCAGGTGATTTCAGCAAGGGCAAAGCTGACAGTGCGATGGTCACTGACGAAGTTTGCAAGGCTTGGCCGCTCCCGGCCACCGCCTAACTGCTCGATCTGTGGGGCGGCATCCATGCGCCCTTGCAGAACCTGAGGTGCACGAACCGGATCCGTTTTGGATCCCATCTTGCCCTCAGCCATGGGCGTGAGCGTTATCGGCTCACCCATCCGCTCCCGCGTCATGGAGGGCAGGAAGCCGCGAACGCTTTCCAGATCCATGGCGGCTTACGGCTGCTGCTGAGAGGCTTCCGCCTTCAGTTCATCGACCATCGCAGTGAGAAGTGCGTCCCGGTCTGCTTCCGGCAAAGCGTTCCAGTCTTCCAGTGATAGGCCGGATTTCGTGTGTGCCTTGGTGACCACCTCGCCGAGCTGGACTTCCTTGCCAGGGGCGATCTCAATCCGCGCAGGCAAGATGTTGGTGCCGATCAGCGTGTCGGCACTCGCGTCGGCTTGATCATCGAGCTGCTGCGCGGCTTGACCTTTTGGCCTGCCGGTTGAACGGCCACTCGAGGACGCTTTTGGCTTCTCGATGCTGGTCGGCTCTACCTCATCTGCAAAGCGGTTTTCGATCAGGGAAAGACCGTAAGCGCGCGGCACCTCAACCGGCTCATGAGGTCCAGCCGAATAGTCCTTTTCACGCTTCAAGACTGCCGCTGGAATGATAATGCCGCGAGGCGAGGCGATGGTGATCTTATCTTTGCTCATGACGGTGTCCTTCCCGTGATCTTCCTGTTTTCAAGCCACTTGCGTTCAAGAAGCCAAAAAGCAGGAAGCCGGGCTCATCACCCGGCTTCTGTAAAGTCTTGTCCCGCGACCGCTTAGAGGGTTAGCTCCCGTAGAGCCTGCGGCCGTGTGCAGAGCGAAACGGCGTTCATTTGCACTTCGAGGTCATACCCCTTGCCGTTCGGGCGCGGTGTCGCGCGGCTGTAGAATGGCAAACCAACCGTATTGACCGTTTCGTTATAATCGGCCGGGGCAAAGCGCGTGATAAAGAGCTGAGATACGCCTTTCGGGACCACGCGCGCCTTGTCGTGCGCGATGTAGGGCGCTCCAAGATCTGCCGTCGCTCGCGCGCCCGTACGGTAGCGTTCAAAGACCGCACCGCCGAACTCGAACTTGTCCGGAACATCCTGTCGGAGTACCGCAGCACCGCTTCCGTAGAGGAACGTTTCACGCACAGACTTGTGGCTCCACATGGTCTGATGGAAGGTTCGGCCGGTGAAGACATGGAGGCCATCATACGGTTCGTCGAGGGCGTCTTCGATGCTGTAAACAACATCCTGCCAGAGCTTTGAGACAATCGTAGCGTCGTTACCAAGTCCCAATGAAATCGAGGCGGGCACTGCAATCCCGAAGGCGCTGTAGCAATCAACCAGGACGCTGCCGGACTTTGAAGTAATGATGCCCTTGATCGCACCAACACGCTGATGCTCCAGCGTCATCGTCAGATCGGCAGCATGGCGCTGCGCCTTCCGGCTCACGCGGTTTTCCAGAATTTCAGCGGAAGAATCCGTTCCGAATTCGCGCACGTTCTGCACTTCATCAGCTGCGATGCCGTCATCACGCTGATAGTGCGGGATGGCAAATGGTACCTTTTTGCGGTCGTCGTCGCCTGTCGTTTCACCTGCACCGCCGCGTGCTGTGGGCTCGACCAGAGCGAGCTTGCCGTCCCGCAACTCGACCGAGATCATTGTGGTGGTGACGCCATCCTCTTCGAAGATGCCGCTCGCAGAAATCTGGCCCGGTCGGTAGGGAACGGAGTTTACAGCGGCAGTCAGCGTTTCAAGGCTGTACGGATCGCCAGTGTGTACATTGGGTGTTGTCATAGAGGCGGTCTCCTTACCGGGCCTTGATGTTGACGGCACGAAGCTGGGTCAGCTTGGCCGTTTGCTTGGTTGCGTCATTGACGCTTGCGTCGAACACCAGCATGGGACGCTTGACCTCGGCATCATTGGCAATGACGACAGTCTGGACATCGGCACTGGTCGCATCGACTTCGTAGCCGAGAACAGCAACCGCAGTTTCCGCGCCTTCCTTGCCCGCAACCTGAGCGGCGGGCGACGGGATGTACTTGCCAGAGGCGGTAATCTTCCCGAGGACAGTCCCGGCATTCAGTTTGCCAGCGCCTGATGCGATAACCACTGTTTCGCGGGAGAGTGTGCGAGAACCTTCCGAGAGGAGAAAACCCAGATCGCGAGGTGTTTCAGTGATGATACCCGGCATGGGTTATGCTCCCTGTGGGTTGCGCCGAGCAGCGTAGATCGTGTCGGCATTGAGTTTTGGCTTGGATGCGTGGGCACCGCCGTTCCCGGGCTGGGCCAGCGCCGCAGCAATGAGGCGCTGCTGCTCGTAGCTTGCGGCTGGCGCAGAGGTGCCAGATTGCTGCGGTGGCACCGCCGCTGCTACGCTCGCAGACGTACCCGCTGTGACATGGCTTGCAACGAAGGCGACCACGTCATCGGCGGACATTGCCGGGGCTTTCGCGGCCAGCTCGATTGCGGCGCTCATACGTCCAGCATCGCCTTTGATGCTGTCTGCGGCGAAGATCGTCATCAAACGATCGGTTGCGGCCTGTGCGCCATCCTGACCACCGGAGCCGGCAGGCAGG
Coding sequences within:
- a CDS encoding baseplate J/gp47 family protein, with product MTYAPTAIDLSRLPAPQAIEIISLNQLQADFKARFLLEWAAQQQLDPTLEDFTEADLETHPAIVVARAWRYLRNLDRNRVNDGLKALLAPLASGANLDAVAASRNVERLIVQPATSTAEEILESDTSLLQRFLESFDRPAAGSAGRYLYDARSAWPQSADKTLGLWDARVNGYAVHGRRGDIDLVIAGPFGRVPTTPELLTVRDAVTDINRAPEGVSIVVLPAVRVEYQPSLVIEVPGNGPAPETIRQEALARVEAAAMDRRLIGGEIPAGLLAGSAYGPNVIKVRDLAPVVIAPDPYKIPVMTGLTVTVEVRG
- a CDS encoding GPW/gp25 family protein, with product MVGLDRRTGKRVSNLESAYQAVIFTLSTRIGDVVLLREFGGGVVELLGRAMTPALFAAWKQLIATAIDVWEPRFRVRRVLATGSAEQIRLGHAGLIIEADFRPRGHLGDQTVERVVEFGLGFNGGVTLR
- a CDS encoding baseplate assembly protein, yielding MIHELIALRAEMEALKNTVARMIQVGTVEVMDAQNGYRLKLGEGEDGKPFLSPFYPHPETGKTSVPLKKNQIMVAINPGGDPRQGMLVRGGYSDEHKSPNDDLEANIFDDAGVRISIKDGALVIKAGGVTITISEAGLKIEGGKVTHDGKNIGSSHIHGGVEKGSADTAPPSN
- a CDS encoding major capsid protein, producing MTTPNVHTGDPYSLETLTAAVNSVPYRPGQISASGIFEEDGVTTTMISVELRDGKLALVEPTARGGAGETTGDDDRKKVPFAIPHYQRDDGIAADEVQNVREFGTDSSAEILENRVSRKAQRHAADLTMTLEHQRVGAIKGIITSKSGSVLVDCYSAFGIAVPASISLGLGNDATIVSKLWQDVVYSIEDALDEPYDGLHVFTGRTFHQTMWSHKSVRETFLYGSGAAVLRQDVPDKFEFGGAVFERYRTGARATADLGAPYIAHDKARVVPKGVSQLFITRFAPADYNETVNTVGLPFYSRATPRPNGKGYDLEVQMNAVSLCTRPQALRELTL
- a CDS encoding head decoration protein, producing MPGIITETPRDLGFLLSEGSRTLSRETVVIASGAGKLNAGTVLGKITASGKYIPSPAAQVAGKEGAETAVAVLGYEVDATSADVQTVVIANDAEVKRPMLVFDASVNDATKQTAKLTQLRAVNIKAR